The Streptomyces seoulensis genome contains a region encoding:
- a CDS encoding CynX/NimT family MFS transporter, translated as MMGLMAEETRTARNRTDTQTPLQATAPTPPAWAVRLVVVGIVLAAVNLRPAITSLGALLEEVRDGLGMSGGVAGLLTSVPPLCFAVFGATAPRLARRFGPGAVVCAGMTAITAGLLIRPYVGSTAGFLAASALALMGIAVSNVLMPVIVKRWFPDRVGTMTGLYSMALALGTSAAAAVTVPLTGALGGRWQSGLAVWAVLAGVAVLPWLPLVRERVPAPVPVPGAEAGPRLRIARSRTAWALAVFFGLQATAAYITMGWMPQIFRDAGVPAGTAGVLLAVTMVMGVPLAFVIPRLATRLPHQGPIVLVLGACGLAGYAGLYLAPAAGAWAWAVLLGIANCAFPLALTMVGMRARTGPGVAQLSAFAQSTGYLLSIPGPLLVGVLYQRTGGWGVPIALMAALMLPQMAVGFLAGRDRIVEDEAGR; from the coding sequence ATGATGGGTCTCATGGCTGAGGAGACCCGGACCGCGCGGAACCGTACCGACACACAGACCCCCTTGCAGGCCACCGCTCCCACGCCGCCCGCCTGGGCCGTGCGCCTGGTCGTCGTCGGCATCGTGCTGGCCGCGGTCAACCTCCGCCCGGCGATCACCAGCCTCGGCGCCCTCCTGGAGGAGGTCCGCGACGGGCTCGGCATGAGCGGCGGCGTCGCCGGACTGCTGACCTCCGTGCCCCCGTTGTGTTTCGCCGTCTTCGGCGCCACCGCACCCCGCCTCGCCCGCCGCTTCGGACCGGGCGCGGTGGTCTGCGCGGGCATGACCGCCATCACCGCGGGCCTGCTGATCCGGCCCTACGTCGGCAGCACGGCCGGCTTCCTGGCCGCCAGCGCGCTCGCCCTCATGGGCATCGCGGTGAGCAACGTGCTGATGCCGGTCATCGTCAAGCGCTGGTTCCCGGACCGCGTGGGCACCATGACCGGCCTGTACTCCATGGCGCTGGCCCTCGGCACCTCGGCCGCCGCCGCCGTCACCGTGCCCCTGACCGGCGCCCTCGGCGGCCGCTGGCAGTCCGGACTCGCCGTGTGGGCGGTGCTCGCGGGCGTCGCCGTGCTGCCCTGGCTGCCGCTGGTCCGCGAGCGGGTGCCCGCGCCGGTACCGGTCCCTGGGGCCGAGGCGGGTCCCCGGCTGCGGATCGCCCGCAGCCGTACCGCCTGGGCGCTCGCCGTCTTCTTCGGCCTCCAGGCCACCGCCGCCTACATCACCATGGGCTGGATGCCGCAGATCTTCCGTGACGCCGGTGTCCCGGCCGGTACGGCGGGCGTGCTGCTCGCGGTCACCATGGTGATGGGCGTCCCGCTGGCCTTCGTCATCCCGCGTCTGGCCACCCGGCTGCCCCACCAGGGCCCCATCGTGCTGGTCCTGGGCGCCTGCGGGCTCGCCGGCTACGCCGGGCTGTACCTCGCGCCCGCCGCCGGTGCCTGGGCCTGGGCGGTACTGCTGGGCATCGCCAACTGCGCCTTCCCGCTCGCGCTCACCATGGTCGGCATGCGGGCCCGCACCGGTCCGGGCGTGGCCCAGCTCTCCGCGTTCGCCCAGAGCACCGGGTACCTGCTCTCCATCCCCGGCCCGCTGCTGGTCGGTGTGCTCTACCAGCGCACCGGGGGCTGGGGCGTGCCGATCGCGCTCATGGCGGCACTGATGCTGCCGCAGATGGCGGTCGGTTTCCTCGCCGGGCGCGACCGGATCGTGGAGGACGAGGCGGGGCGTTAG
- a CDS encoding SGM_5486 family transporter-associated protein — MQPVLDPNPQNGQKKMLIVFGSFFAIFVVIGIVAMMLAP; from the coding sequence ATGCAGCCTGTGCTCGATCCGAACCCGCAGAACGGCCAGAAGAAGATGCTGATCGTCTTCGGCTCGTTCTTCGCCATCTTCGTCGTCATCGGCATCGTCGCGATGATGCTCGCCCCCTGA
- a CDS encoding SixA phosphatase family protein — protein MSVAEPRRIVLFRHAKADWPQVSDHERPLADRGRTDAPVAGSRLADTGIPFDLAVCSTALRTRETWKLAVHELDHRPKTVYEDRVYDASPGELIAVLNETPDDVRDVILIGHNPGVHNLTEILAGTAEGDARERMNRRGFPTSAFAVLTFDGDWKDLEPGKATLVDYWAPSE, from the coding sequence ATGAGCGTCGCTGAACCCCGCAGGATCGTCCTCTTCCGCCATGCGAAGGCCGACTGGCCCCAGGTCTCCGACCATGAGCGCCCGCTCGCCGACCGCGGCCGCACGGACGCCCCCGTCGCAGGCAGCAGGCTGGCCGACACCGGCATCCCCTTCGACCTGGCCGTCTGCTCCACCGCGCTGCGCACCCGCGAGACCTGGAAGCTCGCCGTGCACGAGCTGGATCACCGGCCGAAAACGGTCTACGAGGACCGGGTCTACGATGCCTCGCCCGGCGAGCTGATCGCCGTGCTGAACGAGACCCCGGACGACGTGCGGGACGTGATCCTCATCGGCCACAACCCCGGCGTGCACAACCTGACCGAGATCCTCGCCGGGACCGCCGAGGGCGACGCCCGCGAGCGGATGAACCGGCGCGGCTTCCCCACGTCCGCCTTCGCCGTACTGACCTTCGACGGCGACTGGAAGGACCTGGAGCCGGGCAAGGCGACGCTGGTGGACTACTGGGCGCCCTCCGAGTGA
- the serB gene encoding phosphoserine phosphatase SerB → MSASQTVASQPEDVPTLLVKIFGKDRPGITAGLFDTLAAFQVDVVDIEQVVTRGRLVLCALVTQPAEGLEGDLRSTVHSWAESMKMQAEIISGHGDNRPRGVGRSLVTVLGHPLTAESTAAIAARIAEAGGNIDRIFRLAKYPVTAVEFAVSGVETEPLRTALAASAAALGVDIAVVSAGLHRRAQRLVVMDVDSTLIQDEVIELFAAHAGCEAEVAEVTAAAMRGELDFEQSLHARVALLKGLDASVVDKVREEVRLTPGARTLIRTLKRLGYQVGVVSGGFTQVTDALQDRLGLDFAHANTLEIVDGKLTGRVTGEVVDRAGKARLLRRFAAEAGVPLSQTVAIGDGANDLDMLNAAGLGVAFNAKPVVREAAHTAVNFPFLDTVLYLLGVSREEVEAAQTHDED, encoded by the coding sequence ATGAGCGCTTCGCAGACCGTCGCTTCGCAGCCCGAAGACGTCCCCACTCTTCTTGTCAAGATCTTCGGCAAGGACCGGCCCGGCATCACGGCCGGGCTCTTCGACACCCTTGCCGCCTTCCAGGTCGACGTGGTCGACATCGAGCAGGTCGTCACCCGTGGCCGGCTGGTGCTGTGCGCGCTGGTCACGCAGCCCGCGGAGGGACTGGAGGGTGACCTCCGCTCGACCGTCCACAGCTGGGCCGAGTCGATGAAGATGCAGGCCGAGATCATCTCGGGCCACGGGGACAACCGGCCGCGCGGTGTCGGCCGCTCCCTGGTGACGGTGCTCGGGCACCCCCTGACCGCCGAGTCGACGGCCGCCATCGCGGCGCGGATAGCCGAGGCGGGCGGCAACATCGACCGGATCTTCCGGCTCGCCAAGTACCCCGTGACGGCCGTGGAGTTCGCCGTGTCCGGCGTGGAGACGGAGCCGCTGCGCACGGCGCTGGCGGCGAGCGCGGCGGCCCTGGGCGTCGACATCGCCGTGGTCTCGGCGGGACTGCACCGGCGGGCGCAGCGGCTCGTGGTCATGGACGTGGACTCGACCCTCATCCAGGACGAGGTCATCGAGCTGTTCGCCGCGCACGCGGGCTGTGAGGCCGAGGTCGCCGAGGTGACGGCGGCGGCGATGCGCGGGGAGCTGGACTTCGAGCAGTCGCTGCACGCGCGGGTGGCGCTGCTGAAGGGGCTGGACGCCTCGGTGGTGGACAAGGTCCGCGAGGAGGTCCGGCTGACGCCGGGCGCGCGGACGCTGATCCGCACGCTGAAGCGCCTGGGCTACCAGGTCGGCGTGGTCTCCGGCGGCTTCACCCAGGTCACCGACGCCCTGCAGGACCGGCTGGGGCTGGACTTCGCGCACGCCAACACGCTGGAGATCGTCGACGGGAAGCTGACCGGCCGGGTCACCGGTGAGGTCGTGGACCGGGCGGGCAAGGCGCGGCTGCTGCGCCGGTTCGCCGCCGAGGCGGGGGTGCCGCTGTCGCAGACGGTGGCGATCGGTGACGGTGCCAATGACCTGGACATGCTGAACGCGGCGGGTCTGGGCGTGGCCTTCAACGCCAAGCCGGTCGTCCGCGAGGCGGCGCACACGGCGGTGAACTTCCCCTTCCTCGACACCGTGCTCTACCTGCTGGGCGTCAGCCGGGAAGAGGTCGAGGCGGCCCAGACCCACGACGAGGACTGA
- a CDS encoding ABC transporter ATP-binding protein/permease, with protein sequence MPELVLETNGRTWTLDPSRSYALGRDPQGDIVFDDARVSWRHATVRFNGHTWVIEDHGSTNGTFVQGHRVGQTELGAGSAVHLGNATDGPRLNLTAADAGQGAPYAAQSATWAQQTQAVPQAAAQPGPPAQPQSPEWHSGPQQAPAFPQQQGGGHGQAEQPVHGDRSPTTFHQFALGHVMRIGRSLDNDLVVSDLQVSRHHAEFQTTPEGRFEIRDLGSHNGTYVNGQPIAKGGTAVLGPDDIVGVGHSAFRIVGDRLEEFVDTGEVSFSARHLTVTVDGGKQILRDVSFGAPEKSLIAVIGPSGSGKSTLLKALTGYRPANEGEVLYDNRNLYKQFAELRQRIGLVPQDDILHKELTVRKALKYAAKLRFPADTTPTERDARIDEVLRELKLDIHKGKKITSLSGGQRKRVSVALELLTKPSLIFLDEPTSGLDPGMDRDVMQLLRGLADDGRTVLVVTHSVAELALCDKLLVMAPGGAVAYFGPPEEALNFFGYDTWADVFSAFENYRDYDWAGRWKGSQHYQMYAADLDAVAAQSVTAPPPQAVKPPKPQSWGSQLLTLVRRYVAVIGSDRGFLALTVILPAVLGAVSLLIDHEKGLLVNPVNPRTGIHVPNGTATTVLLILAVGACFAGAANSVRELIKERVIYERERATGLSRSAYLMSKVVVLGAVTVLQGLMVGLIGFASREIPDRGVVFGGSTLFELCLPVMALGFTSMMFGLVISSLVKTAEKTMPLLVMFAIIQVVFTGCLFTLHGTPGVNEFSYLMPSRWAVAAAGTTLDFNDIAPNSDDPTSTDPLWNHSAAAWSLDMIALIALGVACGFLVSRFLRRHEPEVMRK encoded by the coding sequence GTGCCGGAACTCGTACTGGAAACAAACGGACGGACCTGGACGCTCGATCCGTCCAGGTCCTACGCCCTCGGACGTGATCCGCAGGGCGACATCGTCTTCGACGACGCCAGGGTGTCCTGGCGACACGCCACGGTCCGTTTCAACGGCCACACCTGGGTCATCGAGGACCACGGCAGCACCAACGGCACCTTCGTGCAGGGTCACCGTGTCGGCCAGACGGAGCTGGGGGCCGGCTCGGCCGTGCACCTCGGCAACGCGACCGACGGACCGCGCCTGAACCTGACGGCCGCCGACGCGGGGCAGGGCGCACCGTACGCGGCCCAGTCCGCGACCTGGGCCCAGCAGACGCAGGCCGTGCCGCAGGCCGCCGCCCAGCCGGGTCCGCCCGCCCAGCCGCAGAGCCCCGAGTGGCACAGCGGCCCGCAGCAGGCCCCGGCCTTCCCGCAGCAGCAGGGCGGCGGCCACGGCCAGGCGGAGCAGCCGGTCCACGGCGACCGCAGCCCGACCACGTTCCACCAGTTCGCCCTCGGCCATGTCATGCGCATCGGCCGTTCGCTGGACAACGACCTCGTCGTCTCCGACCTCCAGGTCTCCCGGCACCACGCCGAGTTCCAGACGACGCCCGAGGGCCGCTTCGAGATCCGCGACCTCGGCTCGCACAACGGCACCTACGTCAACGGTCAGCCGATCGCCAAGGGCGGCACCGCCGTGCTCGGCCCGGACGACATCGTCGGTGTCGGCCACTCGGCCTTCCGTATCGTCGGCGACCGCCTCGAGGAGTTCGTCGACACCGGTGAGGTGTCCTTCTCCGCCCGCCACCTCACCGTCACGGTCGACGGCGGCAAGCAGATCCTGCGGGACGTCTCCTTCGGCGCCCCCGAGAAGTCCCTGATCGCGGTCATCGGCCCGTCCGGCTCCGGCAAGTCCACCCTGCTCAAGGCGCTCACCGGCTACCGCCCCGCCAACGAGGGCGAGGTGCTCTACGACAACCGGAACCTGTACAAGCAGTTCGCCGAGCTGCGCCAGCGCATCGGTCTGGTCCCGCAGGACGACATCCTGCACAAGGAGCTGACCGTACGGAAGGCGCTGAAGTACGCGGCCAAGCTGCGCTTCCCCGCCGACACCACGCCCACGGAGCGCGACGCCCGCATCGACGAGGTGCTGCGCGAGCTGAAGCTCGACATCCACAAGGGCAAGAAGATCACCTCCCTCTCCGGCGGCCAGCGCAAGCGCGTCTCGGTGGCCCTGGAGCTGCTGACCAAGCCCTCGCTGATCTTCCTGGACGAGCCGACCTCGGGCCTGGACCCTGGCATGGACCGCGATGTCATGCAGTTGCTGCGCGGCCTCGCCGACGACGGCCGCACGGTCCTGGTCGTCACCCACTCCGTCGCCGAGCTCGCGCTCTGCGACAAGTTGCTGGTGATGGCGCCGGGCGGCGCGGTGGCCTACTTCGGCCCGCCGGAGGAGGCGCTGAACTTCTTCGGCTACGACACCTGGGCCGACGTCTTCTCCGCCTTCGAGAACTACCGCGACTACGACTGGGCGGGCCGCTGGAAGGGCTCGCAGCACTACCAGATGTACGCCGCCGACCTCGACGCGGTCGCCGCGCAGTCCGTCACCGCGCCCCCGCCGCAGGCGGTCAAGCCGCCCAAGCCGCAGAGCTGGGGCTCCCAGTTGCTGACGCTGGTCAGGCGGTACGTGGCGGTCATCGGCTCGGACAGGGGCTTCCTGGCGCTGACGGTGATCCTGCCGGCCGTCCTCGGCGCGGTCAGCCTGCTGATCGACCACGAGAAGGGGCTGCTGGTCAACCCGGTCAACCCCAGGACCGGCATACACGTGCCGAACGGCACGGCGACGACCGTCCTGCTGATCCTCGCGGTCGGCGCCTGCTTCGCGGGCGCGGCCAACTCGGTCCGCGAGCTGATCAAGGAGCGGGTGATCTACGAACGGGAGCGCGCGACCGGCCTGTCCCGCTCGGCCTACCTGATGTCCAAGGTGGTCGTCCTGGGCGCCGTCACGGTGCTCCAGGGACTGATGGTGGGCCTGATCGGCTTCGCCAGCCGGGAGATCCCGGACCGGGGCGTCGTCTTCGGCGGCTCGACGCTGTTCGAGCTCTGCCTGCCGGTCATGGCGCTCGGTTTCACCTCGATGATGTTCGGCCTGGTCATCTCCTCGCTGGTGAAAACCGCCGAGAAGACCATGCCGCTGCTGGTGATGTTCGCGATCATCCAGGTCGTGTTCACCGGCTGCCTGTTCACCCTGCACGGCACGCCCGGTGTCAACGAGTTCTCGTACCTGATGCCGTCCCGCTGGGCGGTGGCCGCGGCCGGCACCACGCTGGACTTCAACGACATCGCGCCGAACAGCGATGACCCGACCAGCACCGACCCGCTGTGGAACCACTCGGCGGCGGCCTGGAGCCTGGACATGATCGCGTTGATCGCGCTCGGGGTGGCCTGCGGCTTCCTCGTCTCGCGTTTCCTGCGGCGGCACGAGCCCGAGGTCATGCGCAAGTAG
- a CDS encoding transglycosylase SLT domain-containing protein, translating to MPKKILNRRLSRPLDKFSALNKQHKIAIAGVSTLGAAAIALSAIPGGATTVATGVPAASTKQVAAEHSQVRDLGSTLSSPLTGEKVKLDALKAKQKAAAAKQHAADAAKKKAAESRSAKETANRSAKRPQMETVAAKTYKNNLDGWIRQSLDIMHAKGIPGSYHGLHKNIMRESSGNPRAINGWDINAINGIPSKGLLQVIPPTFATYHVKGTSNDIYDPVANITAAANYAAHRYGSIDNVNSAY from the coding sequence ATGCCTAAGAAGATCCTGAATCGTCGTCTCAGTCGCCCGCTCGACAAGTTCTCCGCGCTGAACAAGCAGCACAAGATCGCCATCGCCGGCGTCAGCACCCTCGGTGCCGCCGCCATCGCCCTGTCGGCCATCCCCGGCGGCGCCACGACCGTGGCCACCGGCGTCCCGGCCGCCTCCACCAAGCAGGTGGCCGCCGAGCACAGCCAGGTCCGTGACCTCGGCTCCACGCTCAGCAGCCCGCTGACGGGCGAGAAGGTCAAGCTCGACGCCCTCAAGGCGAAGCAGAAGGCCGCCGCCGCGAAGCAGCACGCCGCCGACGCCGCCAAGAAGAAGGCCGCCGAGTCGCGCTCCGCCAAGGAGACCGCGAACCGGTCCGCGAAGCGTCCCCAGATGGAGACGGTCGCGGCGAAGACCTACAAGAACAACCTCGACGGCTGGATCCGCCAGTCGCTCGACATCATGCACGCCAAGGGCATCCCGGGCAGCTACCACGGCCTGCACAAGAACATCATGCGGGAGTCCTCCGGCAACCCGCGCGCCATCAACGGCTGGGACATCAACGCCATCAACGGCATCCCGTCCAAGGGCCTGCTCCAGGTGATCCCGCCCACGTTCGCCACGTACCACGTGAAGGGCACCTCGAACGACATCTACGACCCGGTCGCCAACATCACCGCCGCCGCCAACTACGCGGCGCACCGGTACGGCTCGATCGACAACGTCAACAGCGCGTACTGA
- a CDS encoding GAF domain-containing sensor histidine kinase, protein MSQGPRSGLAAVSAALLAMSRHLEVRDVLKTIVASARELLDAQYAALGVSDDHGGFAQFVVDGVGDAQWKAIGPLPRQHGILAAMLREGRPVRLGDVREDPRFEGWPDAHPELADFLGLPIRDGDETIGALFLANKNCPKPQGGCGFTEEDQALLGILAQHAAIALTNARLYERSRELTIAEERSRLAHELHDAVSQKLFSLRLTAQAATALVDRDPARAKGELHQVAALAAEAAEELRAAVVELRPAALDEDGLLATLRTQIQVLDRAHTARVTFTGHGFRALPAAQEEALLRVAQEALHNALRHSGAEHVHVDVERRGRGAVLRVTDDGRGFDPTAVRRAGRHLGLVSMRDRASGAGGTLTVESAPGKGTEIEMEVPGG, encoded by the coding sequence ATGAGTCAAGGTCCCCGGTCCGGGCTCGCCGCGGTGAGCGCCGCGCTGCTGGCCATGAGCAGGCACCTGGAGGTGCGCGACGTCCTCAAGACGATCGTCGCCTCCGCGCGCGAGCTGCTCGACGCCCAGTACGCGGCCCTCGGCGTCTCCGACGACCACGGGGGCTTCGCCCAGTTCGTCGTCGACGGGGTGGGCGACGCGCAGTGGAAGGCCATCGGCCCGCTGCCCCGCCAGCACGGCATCCTCGCGGCGATGCTGCGCGAGGGCCGCCCGGTGCGCCTGGGCGACGTACGCGAGGACCCCCGCTTCGAGGGCTGGCCCGACGCCCACCCCGAGCTGGCCGACTTCCTCGGCCTCCCCATCCGGGACGGGGACGAGACCATCGGGGCCCTGTTCCTGGCCAACAAGAACTGCCCCAAGCCCCAGGGCGGCTGCGGCTTCACCGAGGAGGACCAGGCCCTGCTCGGCATCCTCGCCCAGCACGCCGCCATCGCCCTCACCAACGCCCGCCTCTACGAACGCAGCCGCGAGCTGACCATCGCCGAGGAACGCTCCCGCCTCGCCCACGAACTCCACGACGCCGTCAGCCAGAAGCTGTTCTCCCTGCGCCTGACCGCCCAGGCGGCCACCGCCCTCGTCGACCGCGACCCCGCCCGCGCCAAGGGCGAACTCCACCAGGTCGCCGCCCTCGCCGCCGAAGCCGCCGAGGAACTGCGCGCCGCCGTCGTGGAGTTGCGCCCCGCCGCCCTGGACGAGGACGGACTGCTCGCCACCCTGCGCACCCAGATCCAGGTCCTCGACCGCGCCCACACGGCCCGCGTCACCTTCACCGGCCATGGCTTCCGCGCACTGCCCGCCGCCCAGGAGGAAGCCCTGCTGAGAGTCGCCCAGGAGGCCCTGCACAACGCCCTGCGCCACTCCGGCGCCGAGCACGTCCACGTCGACGTGGAGCGGCGCGGCCGGGGAGCCGTCCTGCGCGTCACCGACGACGGCCGCGGCTTCGACCCCACCGCCGTCCGCCGTGCCGGACGCCACCTCGGCCTGGTCTCCATGCGGGACCGGGCGAGCGGGGCCGGCGGCACGCTCACCGTGGAATCGGCGCCCGGCAAGGGCACCGAGATCGAGATGGAGGTGCCCGGTGGCTGA
- a CDS encoding response regulator: MADPIRVLLVDDHQVVRRGLRTFLEVQDDIEVVGEAADGAEGVARAEELRPGVVLMDVRMPGMDGIDALRKLRELGNPARVLIVTSFTERRTVVPALRAGAAGYVYKDVDPDALAAAIRSVHAGHILLQPEVADALLTQEGTNSGQGRGGSLTEREREVLGLIADGRSNREIARALVLSEKTVKTHVSNILMKLDLADRTQAALWAVRHEASG, from the coding sequence GTGGCTGACCCGATCAGGGTGCTGCTCGTCGACGACCACCAGGTCGTCCGCCGCGGCCTGCGCACCTTCCTGGAGGTGCAGGACGACATCGAGGTCGTCGGCGAGGCGGCCGACGGCGCCGAGGGAGTCGCCCGCGCCGAGGAGCTGCGGCCCGGCGTGGTGCTGATGGACGTCCGCATGCCGGGCATGGACGGCATCGACGCACTGCGCAAGCTCCGGGAACTCGGCAACCCCGCCCGCGTGCTGATCGTCACCAGCTTCACCGAGCGCCGTACCGTCGTCCCCGCCCTGCGCGCGGGCGCCGCCGGGTACGTCTACAAGGACGTGGACCCCGACGCCCTGGCCGCCGCCATCCGCTCCGTGCACGCCGGCCACATCCTGCTCCAGCCCGAGGTGGCCGACGCCCTCCTCACCCAGGAGGGCACCAACTCAGGTCAGGGGAGGGGGGGTTCGCTCACCGAGCGGGAGCGCGAGGTGCTCGGGCTCATCGCCGACGGACGCTCCAACCGGGAGATAGCCCGCGCCCTGGTGCTCTCCGAGAAGACCGTCAAGACGCACGTCTCCAACATCCTGATGAAACTCGACCTCGCCGACCGCACCCAGGCCGCGCTGTGGGCCGTACGCCACGAGGCGAGCGGCTGA
- a CDS encoding ABC transporter ATP-binding protein — MSDVLELQDVSVVREGRALVDQVSWSVKEGERWVILGPNGAGKTTLLNVASSYLFPTTGTATILGDTLGKVDVFELRPRIGMAGIAMAEKLSKGQTVLQTVLTAAYGMTAGWQEEYEDIDEQRARAFLDRLGMSDFLDRRFGTLSEGERKRTLIARALMTDPELLLLDEPAAGLDLGGREDLVRRLGRLARDPIAPSMIMVTHHVEEIAPGFTHVLMIRQGKVLAAGPIELELTSRNLSRCFGLPLVVEQAGERWTARGLPLG; from the coding sequence ATGAGCGATGTTCTGGAGCTTCAGGACGTATCCGTGGTCCGTGAGGGCCGGGCTCTGGTGGACCAGGTCTCCTGGTCGGTCAAGGAGGGCGAGCGCTGGGTCATCCTCGGCCCCAACGGCGCCGGCAAGACCACCCTCCTGAACGTCGCGTCCAGCTACCTCTTCCCCACCACGGGCACCGCCACCATCCTCGGCGACACCCTCGGCAAGGTCGACGTCTTCGAACTGCGCCCCCGCATCGGCATGGCCGGCATCGCCATGGCCGAAAAGCTCTCCAAGGGCCAGACCGTCCTGCAGACCGTCCTCACCGCCGCCTACGGCATGACCGCCGGCTGGCAGGAGGAGTACGAGGACATCGACGAGCAGCGCGCCCGCGCCTTCCTCGACCGCCTCGGCATGAGCGACTTCCTCGACCGCCGCTTCGGCACCCTCTCCGAGGGCGAGCGCAAGCGCACCCTGATCGCCCGCGCCCTGATGACCGACCCCGAGCTGCTGCTCCTCGACGAGCCCGCCGCCGGACTCGACCTCGGCGGCCGCGAGGACCTGGTCCGCCGCCTCGGCCGCCTCGCCCGCGACCCGATCGCCCCCTCCATGATCATGGTCACCCACCATGTCGAGGAGATCGCCCCCGGTTTCACCCACGTCCTCATGATCCGCCAGGGCAAGGTGCTCGCCGCCGGACCGATCGAGCTGGAACTGACCTCCCGCAACCTCTCCCGCTGCTTCGGCCTCCCCCTCGTCGTCGAGCAGGCGGGCGAGCGCTGGACCGCGCGCGGCCTCCCGCTGGGCTGA
- a CDS encoding NfeD family protein, with the protein MNDIDAWVWWLVVAVALGIPLVVTAMPEFGMLAAGALVAAGAAGLGFGVVVQVLTFVVVSVALIAVVRPIAARHGSRRPHLPTGIDALKGKQAVVLERVDGSGGRVKLAGEIWSARALDTARAYDVGQEVDVVDIEGATAIVI; encoded by the coding sequence GTGAACGACATAGACGCATGGGTGTGGTGGCTCGTCGTTGCCGTCGCCCTCGGAATCCCGCTCGTCGTCACCGCCATGCCCGAGTTCGGCATGCTCGCGGCCGGAGCCCTGGTGGCCGCGGGCGCGGCCGGACTCGGCTTCGGTGTCGTCGTCCAGGTCCTCACCTTCGTGGTCGTCTCCGTCGCGCTCATCGCCGTGGTCCGTCCCATCGCGGCCCGCCACGGCAGCAGGCGCCCCCATCTGCCCACGGGGATCGACGCGTTGAAGGGAAAACAGGCCGTCGTCCTGGAACGGGTCGACGGCTCCGGCGGACGCGTCAAGCTGGCCGGGGAGATCTGGTCGGCCCGCGCCCTCGACACCGCCCGCGCCTACGACGTCGGCCAGGAGGTGGACGTCGTGGACATCGAGGGGGCCACCGCGATCGTCATCTGA
- a CDS encoding SPFH domain-containing protein: MEPVIIVLVILVVLVFIALIKTIQVIPQASAAIVERFGRYTRTLNAGLNIVVPFIDTIRNRIDLREQVVPFPPQPVITQDNLVVNIDTVIYYQVTDARAATYEVASYIQAIEQLTVTTLRNIIGGMDLERTLTSREEINAALRGVLDEATGKWGIRVNRVELKAIEPPTSIQDSMEKQMRADRDKRAAILTAEGTRQAAILTAEGEKQSQILRAEGEAKAAALRAEGEAQAVRTVFEAIHAGDPDQKLLSYQYLQMLPKIAEGDANKLWIVPSEIGDALKGLSGAMGNFGNFGGGGGGGSVPQQNKGTGTDRRERPTID; the protein is encoded by the coding sequence ATGGAACCGGTCATCATCGTCCTGGTCATTCTGGTGGTGTTGGTCTTCATCGCCCTGATCAAGACCATCCAGGTCATCCCACAGGCGAGCGCCGCGATCGTCGAGCGCTTCGGCCGTTACACGCGCACCCTGAACGCGGGCCTCAACATCGTCGTCCCGTTCATCGACACCATCCGCAACCGCATCGACCTGCGCGAACAGGTCGTGCCGTTCCCGCCCCAGCCGGTGATCACCCAGGACAACCTGGTGGTCAACATCGACACCGTCATCTACTACCAGGTCACCGACGCCCGAGCCGCCACCTACGAGGTCGCCAGCTACATCCAGGCGATCGAGCAGCTCACCGTCACCACGCTGCGCAACATCATCGGCGGCATGGACCTGGAGCGGACCCTGACCTCCCGCGAGGAGATCAACGCGGCCCTGCGCGGCGTCCTGGACGAGGCCACCGGCAAGTGGGGCATCCGCGTCAACCGCGTCGAGCTGAAGGCCATCGAGCCGCCCACCTCCATCCAGGACTCGATGGAGAAGCAGATGCGCGCCGACCGCGACAAGCGCGCCGCGATCCTCACCGCCGAAGGAACCCGGCAGGCCGCCATCCTCACCGCCGAGGGCGAGAAGCAGTCCCAGATCCTGCGCGCCGAGGGTGAGGCCAAGGCCGCCGCGCTCCGCGCCGAGGGCGAGGCCCAGGCCGTCCGCACCGTCTTCGAGGCCATCCACGCCGGCGACCCGGACCAGAAGCTCCTCTCCTACCAGTACCTCCAGATGCTCCCGAAGATCGCCGAGGGCGACGCCAACAAGCTCTGGATCGTCCCCAGCGAGATCGGCGACGCCCTCAAGGGCCTCTCCGGAGCCATGGGCAACTTCGGCAACTTCGGCGGAGGCGGGGGCGGCGGCTCCGTACCTCAGCAGAACAAGGGCACGGGCACCGACCGCCGCGAGCGGCCGACCATCGACTGA